The Streptomyces sp. NBC_00775 genome includes the window AGGGCGCGGTAGACATCGATCAGCTTGGAGCCGGCGCCGACGACCGCCTCGTTCGCGCTCGCCCGGATCTTGTTCAGCTTGGAGACGTCGATGACCAGGCGGCCGTTGCCGGAGGACCAGCCGGCGTACGAGTGGCCGCCGTTGCGGATCGAGACCTTGATGCCGTGGGCGCGGGCGTAGTCCATCGTGGTGCGGATGTCGTCCGCGTGGGCGATGTACGCGACGGCGGCGGGGGTCAGGTTGTCGAAGCGTGTGTTGTAGAGCTGGTGGGCGGCCGGCCAGCTGCGGTCGCCGGGGCGGACCAGGGCGCCGTCCAGGTCTCTGGACAGGGCGGTCCAGTTGGCGGCGGTGGCTCGGGTGCTGGTGCTGGTGCTGGTGGACGTGCGTATGGGGGTGGAGGCGCCCGTCGTCTCGGTGGTGCCGGTGGTGCCGGTGGCCTTGGTGGCGGCGGTGTCGTTGCCGTTGCACGCCGATGTTGCTGCCGCCGCGAGTGCGGCGGTGGCTCCGCCGATGAACGTACGCCGTTGCATGTGCGCCTCCCGTGGGTTTCGTGGAACGAGACGGGGCGTTGGGCTCGGGGGTTCCACGGGTGTGCGCCACAGAATCGTTACAGCGTGGCAGAAGCGCAAGAGGTGCTCGCCCCCGCCGCCCCTACCCGTCCCATCCCTGGGGGCTGCGCCCCCAGACCTCCCTCAAAGATTGCGCCGTTCCCCGCGCCCCTGAAAGACGGGGGTTGTTCGTCGGCTGCGGGTGAGTGGGGGCTTGTCGCGCAGTTCCCCGCGCCCCTAAACAACCGCCGGCCCACCCCAGGCGCCTTTAAGGGGCGCGGGGAACTGCGCGCCCAGCCCCCACTCACCCGCAGTCAAAACACAACCGAACGGGGTCTGGGGCGGAGCCCCATTACGCGATCGGGCTGTCGCCGTGGCCCTCCGCGTCCGTGCGGGCCATGCTGCGGGCTCTGCGGGCCGGGCCTCGCCAGCCGCAGGTGCAGCGGGCTACGCAGAAGCGGCCCTGTTCGACCGTCGTTGTGCGGTGTTCCGGGGCAGAGTTGGTCTCGTCCTGCTGTGCCACGCCAACAACGTTACCCAAGGCAAGTGAACGGGATGCCACCGCGTGACGAGCGCCCCTACTCGTCGTTAACCGGAACGACAGGGAGGGCCCGGGACGGACCGGCTGGGGGTCGGCAGACGATGGTGGCGCAGGTGGGGCAGGCGCAGGAGGAAGGGCGGGCTGGCCTGGTCGTCGTCGCGGCCTTGGTGGCCGGGGTGATGGTGTGTGGCGCGGGGTGCTCCGGTGGTGGGGCCGCCGCCGAGAGCGGCCGTGCCGGTGCCGAGTCCGTCGCGGTGCTGCACAGCGCGGCGGCCACGCTGGAGCGCGCCGGCAGCGCGAAGGCCCGTACGTCCATGGAGATGGCCACCGGCGGGACCCGGGTCACCATCCGCGGTGAGGGCGTGTACGACTTCAAGGACCAGATGGGGCGGTTCAAGGTGCTGCTGCCGCAGGATCCGGCGGGCGCCGACGAGCATCGGCCGATCACCGAACTCCTCGCCCCGGGCGCCCTGTTCATGAAGAACCGTGGGGCCGGCGTCCCCGCCGACAAGTGGGTCCGCGTCGACACGGCCGGTCTCTCGGACGGGAACCTCGTCACCGGTGGCGCCACCGATCCGTTCGCCGCGGCCGAGTTGCTGCGGGGGACGCGGACGGCGACGTATGTGGGGAAGACGGAGGTGGCCGGGACCCCGGTGCGGCACTATCGCGGGACCGCCGATCTGCACGTTGCCGCCCGCAGTGCGTCCAAGGGGCAGCGGTTGGCGCTCAAGGCGGCGGCGAAAGGGTTCGCCACCGCCGAAGTGCCGTTCGACGCCTACCTCGACGACCAGGGGCGGCTGCGCAAGGTCCGCCACCGGTTCAGCTTCGTGAACGGGCAGCAGAAGGGCACCGTCGCGGTCGCCTCGACGACCTTGCTGTACGACTTCGGGGTCCCCGCCGACGTACGGCTTCCGGATTCCGGGGACATCTTCGCCGGGAAGATCGCCGAGCAGTAGCCGAGCAATGGTCGAGCAGTAGCCGAGCCGTAGTCGGACGGTGGCTGCCGGGGGGAGCGGGCCCTAGGAGGAGTTGGGGGGCCGGAAATGGCCCTTCCGTGCCATGCGCGGTGTGTAGGCCGCTCCCTACCCTAGGAAGTCGGTGACGGCAGGAAGAGGTGAATGCACGTGGCTCCGGTCGGCGGTACGGCAGTTCACGACCACGTGGCCCTCGCCGAGATCGAGCTGTGCGGCGACCTGATCATCGCGGCCTCGGCCGCCCATGAGGACCGGCTCAGTCTTGAGAGCATCGACGAGGTGCTGAAAGTGGCTGAAGAGCGTGCTGATGAGCGGGGTGCGGAGGAGGAGTAGGACTGCTCCCGCTCCCTTGCCCTTCAAGCCCGGGCGTGGCCCGGCCCCCGCCACGCCTCACGTGCTCATGTACCGCTCACGTGCTCACATACCGCTCGCGTAGTCATATACCGCACACGTGCGGGGCGACCCGTACCGCTCACGTGCGCAGCAGCCGGCCGATCGCCTTCGTCGCCTCTTCGACCTTCGCGTCGATCTCGTCGCCGCCCTTGACCGCCGCGTCCGCGACGCAGTGGCGCAGGTGCTCCTCCAGGAGCTGGAGGGCGAAGGACTGGAGGGCCTTCGTGGAGGCGGAGACCTGGGTGAGTATGTCGATGCAGTAGACGTCCTCGTCGACCATCCGCTGCAGACCGCGGATCTGGCCCTCGATGCGGCGCAGGCGCTTGAGGTGCTCGTCCTTCTGCTTGTGGTAGCCGTGGACACCGCGGTCGTGGTCGGTCACGATCTGCGGTGCGGCTTCCTGGGTTTCGCCGGAGGGCGTCGTCGCGCCGGCCTCGGTGGTCGTCATCGCGTCCTCCCGCTGACTGAACCGCTAACTGATACCCCTAGTGGGTATATGGTATCGAACTTTGCTGGGTATAGGGCCCTTGCCCAATGGCGGGGCCGGACCCTGTGCTGATCACTGTGCCCGATGGGCGACACTGGGGGACGGCCCATTAGCCGTGGCCGGATGATGCGCCTAGCATCAGCCTGACCGAACCGAAGCACCCCGAGGACCCCAACGTGCGCTTTCGTCTGACCCCCAGGGAGACGAGCTTCTACGACATGTTCTCCGCATCCGCGGACAACATCGTCACGGGCTCGAAACTCCTCATGGAACTGCTCGGGGCGGACACCGCCGGCCGGGCCGAGATCGCAGAGCGTATGCGGGCCGCGGAACACGCCGGTGACGATGCCACGCACGCGATCTTCCACCAGTTGAACTCCTCGTTCATCACGCCGTTCGACCGCGAGGACATCTACAACCTGGCCTCGTCCCTCGACGACATCATGGACTTCATGGAGGAGGCCGTCGACCTGGTCGTCCTCTACCAGGTCGAGGAACTCCCCAAGGGCGTGGAGCAGCAGATCGAGGTGCTGGCGCGCGCGGCCGAGCTGACCGCCGAGGCCATGCCGAACCTGCGGACCATGGACAACCTCACCGAGTACTGGATCGAGGTCAACCGCCTGGAGAACCAGGCCGACCAGATCCACCGCAAGCTGCTCGCCCATCTCTTCAATGGCAAGTACGACGCCATGGACGTGCTGAAGCTCAAGCAGATCGTGGATGTACTGGAGGAGGCGGCGGACGCCTTCGAGCACGTGGCCAACACGGTGGAGACCATCGCGGTCAAGGAGTCCTGACCCCTTCATGGACACCTTTGCGTTGATCGTGACCATTGGGGTCGCGCTCGGATTCACGTACACGAACGGCTTTCACGACTCGGCGAACGCGATCGCCACGTCGGTGTCCACGCGGGCGCTGACCCCGCGGGCGGCGCTCGCCATGGCCGCGGTGATGAACCTCGCCGGTGCCTTCCTCGGCAGCGGTGTCGCCAAGACGGTCAGCGAGGGGCTGATCGAGACGCCCGAGGGTTCCAAGGGGATGGGCATCCTCTTCGCCGCGCTGATCGGCGCGATCACCTGGAACCTCATCACCTGGTACTTCGGTCTGCCGTCCTCGTCCTCGCACGCCCTGTTCGGTGGCATGGTGGGCGCGGCGCTGGCGGGCGGTACGACGGTGTACTGGTCCGGTGTCCTCGACAAGGTCGTCATCCCGATGTTCCTGTCGCCGGTCGTCGGTCTGCTCGTCGGTTACCTCGTGATGGCCGCGATCATGTGGCTGTTCCGGCGGTCCAACCCGCACAAGACCAAGCGCGGTTTCCGTATCGCGCAGACGGTGTCCGCGGCCGGCATGGCGCTCGGTCACGGTCTTCAGGACGCGCAGAAGACGATGGGCATCGTGGTGATGGCCCTGGTCATCGGAGACGTCCAGAAGCAGGGCGATCCGATCCCGGTCTGGGTGAAGATCGTCTGCGCGGCGATGCTGTCCCTCGGTACGTACGCGGGTGGGTGGCGGATCATGCGGACGCTCGGACGCAAGATCATCGAGCTCGACCCGCCGCAGGGGTTCGCCGCCGAGACGACCGGTGCGTCGATCATGTTCGCCACGGCGTACATCTTCAAGGCGCCGATCTCCACGACCCACGTCATCACCTCCGCGATCATGGGCGTCGGCGCGACCAAGCGCCTGAACGCCGTCCGCTGGGGTGTCGCCAAGAACATCGTCATGGGCTGGTTCATCACCATGCCGGCGGCGGGACTGGTGGCCGCCCTCAGCTTCTGGGTCGTGAATCTGGCGTTCCTGTAGTACTCCCGCCGGCACTCCCGCCGCACCAGTGAATGGCCCGCTCCGGCTTCCGGAGCGGGCCATTCCTGTGAATGCGCAGCCACTTCCGCGGAAACCGCTTACCGCCACCGGGGCCGCTGCTAGCTTCTGGGGCTCAAGCGTTCGAATAGAACGCGCCATGCGGCGAGGTCGCCGTACCCAAGGGTGGGGGTCCCCCATGTCCAAACTTCGTCGTCACCTCATGTCCGGGGCAGGGGTGGCGTCGGCTCTCACGGGCCTGCTCCTCTACGCGGCGTCTCCCGCGTCGGCCGCGAAAGCCAGTGTCGACACCGTCGCGTCGGGCCCGTACGTCGACTGGGCCGGATCCATGTACTTCGAGAGCTACGGCGACCACTTCTCGGTCTGCGACAACTGGAAGGACGGCGCCGGCGTCATCGGCTACTGGAAGGTCGGCGCCAGCGGGGACGAGCACAAGATCTACGACGGCAACGGTTACGGCGAGTGCGTGTACGAGGACCACAACGTCTCCGAGACGTCGTACGTGTACATCCAGGTCTGTCTCCGGGACGACGGTGACGTGAAGGAGACCACGTGCAGCGCCTGGGACAGGCAGTACGCCGGTAGCCCCCTCTAGGGACTGTCCGGCCGAAACAACGAGCGGGCCCGCCCCCGGGAGCCAGGGGCGGGCCCTTCTCGTCCTCGCGGTGGCACCGCCATGCAGCACCGCGAGGGGTTCTTGTGGGACGGCTCGGTCAGCCGAAGCGACCCGAGATGTAGTCCTCGGTCGCCTGGACCGACGGGTTGGAGAAGATGCGCTCCGTGTCGTCGATCTCGATGAGGCGGCCGGGCTGGCCGACCGCGGACAGGTTGAAGAACGCGGTGCGGTCGGAGACGCGGGCGGCCTGCTGCATGTTGTGCGTCACGATGACGATCGTGAAGCGCTCCTTGAGCTCACCGATCAGGTCCTCGATGGCGAGGGTGGAGATCGGGTCCAGGGCCGAGCAGGGCTCGTCCATCAGCAGGACCTGGGGCTCCACCGCGATCGCGCGGGCGATGCACAGACGCTGCTGCTGGCCGCCCGACAGACCCGAACCCGGCTTGTTCAGTCGGTCCTTGACCTCGTTCCAGAGGTTCGCGCCCTTGAGGGACTTCTCGACGATCTCGCTGAGCTCGGACTTCTTGTAGGAGCCGTTCAGCCTGAGGCCCGCCGCCACGTTGTCGAAGATCGACATCGTGGGGAAGGGGTTGGGGCGCTGGAAGACCATGCCGATCGTGCGGCGCACGGCGACGGGGTCGATCCCGTTCCCGTACAGGTCCTCGTCGTCCAGCAGCACCTTGCCCTCGACGCGGCCACCGGGGGTGACCTCGTGCATGCGGTTGAGGGTGCGCAGGAAGGTCGACTTGCCGCAGCCGGAGGGGCCGATGAAGGCCGTCACCGAGCGGGGCTCGACCGTCATGGAGATGTCTTCGATCGCCTTGTGGGCGCTGTAGTAGGCGGTGAGTCCGCTTACGTCGATTCGCTTGGCCATGGTGGTTACTTCGCTTCCAGATTCCGGATCAGTCGCTGAGTGGCCGCGTCAGCGACCGGTCTTCGGGGCCTTCCAGCGGGCGATGCCGCGGGCCGCCAGATTGAGGATCATGATGAAGGCGATGAGGACGAGCGCCGCCGCCCAGGCCCGGTCGTACGCCGCCGGGCTGCCGCCGCTGTTCTGGTACTGCTGGTAGATGTACAGCGGGAGCGAGGACTGCGGGCCGTTGAACGGGTCCGTGTTGATGAGCGGGTTGCCCCAGACGAGGAGCAGCACGGGCGCGGTCTCACCGGCGATACGGGCGACGGCCAGCATCACACCGGTCGTGATGCCGCCGAGCGACGTCGGCAGGACGACCTTGAGGATGGTGCGCCACTTCGGGACGCCCAGCGCGAGCGATGCCTCGCGCAGCTCGTTCGGGACGAGCTTGAGCATCTCCTCGGTGGAGCGGACCACGACCGGGATCATCAGGATGGACAGGGCCATCGCCCCGGCGAAGCCGGAGTAGCCGAAGCCGAGGATCAGGATCCAGAAGCTGAGGATGAACAGGCCCGCGACGATCGACGGGATGCCCGTCATGACGTCGACGAAGAAAGTGACCGCCTTGGCGAGCGTGCCCCGGCCGTATTCGACCAGGTAGATCGCGGTGAGCAGGCCGATCGGCACGGAGATCACGGTGGCGAGGCCGACCTGCTCCAGGGTGCCGATGATGGCGTGGTAGATGCCGCCACCGGCCTCGGTGTCGGCGGTCATGCCCATGGAGTGGGTCAGGAAGTAGAAGTCGAGGACCTTCAGGCCCTTGCTGACGGTCGTCCAGATGAGCGACGCCAGCGGGATCACGGCAAGGATGAAGGAGACCCAGACGATGCTGGTCGCGACGCGGTCCTTCGCCTGGCGGCGGCCCTCGACCTTGGCGGCGATGACGTACGTACCGAGGACGAAGAGGAGTGCGGCGATCAGGCCCCACTGGACCTTGCTGCTGAGGCCGAAGCCCAGACCGATGCCCACGGCGACGGCGGTGGAGCCGCCGGCGATCGCCCACGCAGACCACTTGGGCAGCGTGGCGCCGCGCAGGGTGCTGGGGCGCGGGGCGGGTGCGGTGGCGGTTGCGTGGCTCATGCGTTGGCCCCCGAGTACTCCTTGCGGCGGGCGATGATCGCGCGGGCCGCGCCGTTCACCAGCAGCGTGATGACGAAGAGCACCAGACCGGAGGCGATGAGCGCGTCACGGCCCTGCTCGCTCGCCTCGCTGAACTTGGCGGCGATGTTCTGGGCGAAGGTGCCGCCGCCCGGGTCGAGCAGGCTGGCGTTGATCTCGAAGCTGGGGGACAGGACGGTGGCGACGGCCATCGTCTCGCCGAGGGCTCGGCCGAGGCCCAGCATCGAGGCGGAGATCACTCCGGAGCGGCCGAAGGGGATCACCGACATGCGGATGACCTCCCAGCGGGTGGCGCCGAGCGCGAGGGCGGCTTCCTGGTGCATCAGGGGCGCCTGCCGGAAGACCTCACGGCTGACGTTGGTGACGATCGGCAGAATCATGATCGCCAGCAGGATGCCGACGGCGAGCAGGGTGCGCGGGGCGCCCTCCTGCCAGGAGAGGAAGCCGGTCCAGCCGAAGTAGTCGTTGAGCCAGCTGTAGAAGCCGGTGAGGTTCGGCACCAGGAAGAGTGCGCCCCACAGGCCGTACACGATGGACGGTACGGCGGCCAGCAGGTCCACGACGTACGCGATGGTGCCGCCGAGCTTGCGCGGGGCGTAGTGCGTGATGAACAGCGCGATGCCCACCGCGATCGGGACCGCGATGGCCATGGCGATGATCGAGGAGATGATCGTGCCGAAGGCGAGGACCGCGATGCCGAAGACCGGCGGGGTGTTGTTGGCGTTCCACTCGAACGTCGTGAGGAAGTTGCCCTCGTTCTTGGTGAGGACCAGGGACGCGCGGTAGGTGAGGAACGCCGCGATGGCGGCCATGATCACCAGCAGCAGGATGCCGGAGCCCCGGGACAGGCCGAGGAAGATCCGGTCGCCCGGGCGGGTGGCGCCTCGGGCCGCGCGCTTCGGCTTCGCCGGGGTCGGCCGGCCCGAAGGGGTGGGGGGAGCAGATGATTGCGTAGATATGTCCATTGGGGTTCTCCGGTCTGCGGAGCCTTGGGAGATTGTCCCTCGACTCCAGGCGGCGGTGCACCGGACGGTGCGGCCCACCCCCGTCAGGGAGTGAGCCGCACGCTGGGTCAGCTCAGGTTCGCGACGGTCTCGCGGACCTTGGCGTTGATCTCGGTCGGGATCGGGGCGTAGTCCAGGGCCTTCAGGGAGTCCTGGCCGTCCTGGCTCGCGGTGTAGGTGAGGAAGGACTTGACGGCGGGCAGGGTGTCCGCCTTGTTGCCCTTCTCGCAGACGATCTCGTACGTGACCAGGGTGATCGGGTAGGCGCCCTCGGCCTTGGTCGTGTAGTCCAGCTTGAGGGAGAGGTCCTTGCCGGTGCCGACGACCTTGGCCGCGGAGATGGCCGCGGTGGCGTTGTCGATCGTGGCCTTGACCGGGGCGGAGGCGCCCGTGTCCAGGGCGGCGGTGTTGATGCCGTCCTTGGCGTAGGAGAGCTCGAAGTACGAGATCGCGCCCGCGGTCTGCTTGACCTGCTGAGCCAGGCCGGAGGAGCCCTGAGCGGACTGGCCGCCCTCGGCCTGCCAGGCCTTGCCGCCCGAGTACTTCCAGTTGTCGGGCGCGGCGGCGATCAGGTACTTGGTGAGGTTGTCCGTGGTGCCGGAGTCGTCCGAGCGGTGGAACGCCTGGATCTTGGTGCTGGGAAGCTTCGCGTCGGGGTTCAGCTTCTTGATCGCGGCGTCGTCCCACGTCTTGATCTTGCTGTCGAAGATCTTCGCGAGGGTCGGCGCGTCCAGGACCAGGTTGTCGACACCCGGGACGTTGTAGCCGATCGCGATCGGGCCGCCCACCATCGGGAGGTCGATGGCCTGGCTGTTCTTGCAGACCGACTTCGACTGCGTGACCTCTTCGGGCTTCAGCGCGGAGTCCGAACCGGCGAAGGCGACCTGGCCCTGGAGGAACGCGGTGACACCGGCACCGGAACCCTCGGGCTTGTAGTTGATCTGCACGTCCTTGCACTCGGTCGTGTAGGCCTTGGTCCACGCCTGGATGGCGTTGGCCTGGGCGGACGAACCGTTGGCGAGGAGCTGGCCCTTGGCGGATCCACAGTCGATGTTGCCGGCCTTGGCGGTGGCACCCGTGGTCGACTTGGTGCCGCCGCTGGTGTCGTCAGAGCCGCACGCCGTGAGGGCCAGGGCGCCGGAGACGGCGAGAGCACCGAGGGTGAGGGCCCGCCGGTTCATGCGCTGAAGCTTCACTTCGGGAGTTCCTTCCAGGAGCCGCCGTCTGGTGGCGGCGTGCGAGGTCTGTGTAGAGCGGTCCGCAATGCGGAGGAGACGTCCAGGACGTTCTCCGCACCGTGTAAGGCCGAAATTAGGCAGATCAGGTGAAGCCGCTGATGGCCGTAAGTGAACGGAGGGTGAACCCCTGCGGTCGGTGCGGTGAGGTAACGGAACGCTCACGTCTAGGACACGGGGGCATTCCGTTGAGTGGGGCCGGGGGGTGACGTGGGGGTGAGGTTTGCGTTACGTGCGGGTTGTCTGTGGCTGGGCGCGCCCCGCGGCGGAGCCGCAGATGTCACAGCCCCGCGCCCCTTTCGGGGCGCGGTTGTGCTCAGGTCAGGTGGAATGTGCTCAAAAGCGACACTATTAGGTCGCGGTCCCTCGGCTGGGTCAGGCGGTTGCGGGCCGCTGGGGGAGACAGCCAGAGGACGCGGTCGACCTCGCGGTTCGGGGTGAAGTGGCCCGTTGTCGCTTCGGCTGCCCAGTAGTGGACTTCCTTGGGGCGGCCGGCGACGACGTAGTGGAGGGTGGGGAGGGCTGCTCCTGGAGTGGCGGTGTAGCCCGTCTCCTCCTCCACCTCGCGGAGCGCGCCCGTGAGGTGGTCCTCGGCGCGTTTCAGTTTGCCCTTGGGGTGGGACCAGTCGTCGTACTTCGGGCGGTGGACGAGGCAGATCTCCAGCTCGCCGTCGACCGGGGAGCGGCGCCACAGGACGCAGCCCGCCGCCTGGATGGTGTCGTCGGCCATCGGGCCTCCCTCAGAGGGTGCGAACCGCTTCCTTCTGCCATGCCTGCTGGAACGCGAACCGTGCCGCCTCCACCTCGTGCCGCTGGTCGGCGTGGAGTACACCGAGCGCGTACGCCGTCGCCGGGGCGATCCGCGGGGTGCGGGCCGCCGAAGCCGCGGCCGATGCCGCCTCCGCCGCGTCCCGGTGCCGGTTGAGGGCCTGGCCCGCGGCGAGGAGTCGTACGTCGGTGGGGCACTCGTCGCCGTACATGAGTTCGCGGGCGTAGCGGTGCAGCCGCAGCAGCAGGCGGACCTGGTGCCAGGGGGTGTCCTGGGGCTGCGGCGCGGTGTCGGCGGAGAGGCCGTGTACGAGGGCCTCCGCGTTGTAGGGGTGGCCCGCGGTGACCAGGGGCAGCGCGCTGACGGCGTCGGTGAGGCGGTCCGCCGCGGCGGCGGCCAGCGGGCGCAGGTCGGTCGCGGGCGCCGCCGGGGTCAGCGGGACCTCGCTGGCGAGGACGGCGACGCTGTCGGCGACGGCGTGGAAACGGGAGGAACCCAGCGCCTGGAGGGCCGCGGAGTGGGCCCGGGTGCGGGCGAGGGTCAGCTGGCGGTCGAGGAGGGCGCCCGCCTTCGCCGCGCCGACGGTGAGATTGCCCTTGGGGGCCGGGTGCGCGTTCGCGCCGGCGGCCTGGACGGGGAGGGCGGCCGAGCCCGACAGCCGGTTCAGCGCGCCGAGCAGTCGCTCCAGGCGGGCGCCGTACGCGTGTTCCCGGGCCAGCGTGCCGGACAGCCAGGCCAGTTCGGGGCGCATGCCCTCCGACCAGTCCGTGTCCAGCAGGGGCCGGAAGGTGTGGAGGCTGCCGCTGATGCGGCGGGCCGAGCGGCGCAGGGCGCGCGCAGCGGCGACCGACTCGGCCGATCCGCTCGCCGCACCGGCGCCGGTCTCCCGGTGCTGGCGCAGCGAACGGAGGAACTCCGTGGCCTGGGCCCGCAGATAGCCCGCGAGGGCATCACTGGTGACCGGCCCGGCCGTGGGGTCGGTGGGGGGATCAAGGTGCTGCTGTGCCACGCCGGCGCCTCCGGGCGTCTATGAGCATCTCCTGGACGTTCCGCAGGGGCTGGCCATCCGCGTCGGTCGCGTGCCGCGTCCACTCGCCGTCGGGGCCCAGGTGCCAGGATGCGGTGGTGTCGGACATGCCGGTCTCGAGCAGCCGGTTGAGGGCGGCGCGATGAGCCGGGTCGGTGACCCTGACCAGGGCCTCGATCCGCCGGTCGAGGTTGCGGTGCATCATGTCGGCGCTGCCGATCCACACCTCGGGCTCGCCGCCGTTGCCGAAGCCGAAGACCCGGGAGTGTTCGAGGAAGCGGCCGAGGACGGAGCGGACCCGAATGTTTTCGGACAGGCCCGTGACGCCGGGGCGTACCGCGCAGATGCCGCGCACCCACACGTCGACCGGTACCCCGGCCTGGGACGCGCGGTACAGCGAGTCGATGAGGGCCTCGTCCACCATGGAGTTGACCTTGATACGGACATGGGCGGGGCGTCCGGCGAGGTGGTGCTGTACTTCCTTGTTGATCCGCGAGATCAGGCCGTCGCGCAGGGACTTGGGGGCGACGAGGAGACGGCGGTAGGTCTCGCGGCGCGAGTAGCCCGACAGCCGGTTGAAGAGGTCGGAGAGGTCCGCGCCGACCTGCTGATCGGCGGTGAGCAGGCCGAGGTCCTCGTACAGCCGGGCCGTCTTCGGGTGGTAGTTGCCCGTGCCGACGTGGGAGTAGCGGCGCAGGGTGTCGCCCTCCTGCCGTACGACGAGCGACAGCTTGCAGTGGGTCTTCAGACCGACCAGGCCGTACACGACATGGCAGCCGGACTCTTCGAGCTTCCTGGCCCACTTGATGTTGGCCTGCTCGTCGAAGCGGGCCTTGATCTCGACCAGGACGAGGACCTGCTTGCCGGACTCGGCGGCGTCTATCAGCGCGTCGACGATCGGCGAGTCGCCCGAAGTCCGGTACAGGGTCTGCTTGATGGCGAGGACGTCGGGGTCCAGCGCCGCCTGCTCCAAGAACGCCTGGACGGAGGTGGAGAAGGAGTCGTACGGGTGGTGGAGGAGGACGTCCCGTTCGCGCAGGGCGGCGAAGATGTCGGGCGCGGACGCCGACTCGACCTCCGCGAGGTCGCGGTGGGTGCCCGCGATGAACTTCGGGTACTTCAGCTCGGGCCGGTCGAGGGAGCCGATGCCGAAGAGGCCCGTGAGGTCCAGGGGACCCGGCAGCGGGTACACCTCCGCCTCGGAGA containing:
- a CDS encoding RNA degradosome polyphosphate kinase, which gives rise to MNQPSAQAPVQHPQPSVGSIAAHRPHTVSAVASDLEPDLDADLDTYEDTVQDGITLPQGRFLDRERSWLAFNERVLELAEDPNTPLLERANFLAIFASNLDEFFMVRVAGLKRRIATGVATKSASGLQPREVLEMIWARSRELMARHAACYQEDVAPALAEEGVHLVRWSELTEKEQARLFTLFRHQIFPVLTPLAVDPAHPFPYISGLSLNLAVVVRNPVSGHRHFARVKVPPLLSRFLEASPNRYVPIEDVIAAHLEELFPGMEVLEHHTFRLTRNEDLEVEEDDAENLLQALEKELMRRRFGPPVRLEVEESIDRYVLDLLVRELKISEAEVYPLPGPLDLTGLFGIGSLDRPELKYPKFIAGTHRDLAEVESASAPDIFAALRERDVLLHHPYDSFSTSVQAFLEQAALDPDVLAIKQTLYRTSGDSPIVDALIDAAESGKQVLVLVEIKARFDEQANIKWARKLEESGCHVVYGLVGLKTHCKLSLVVRQEGDTLRRYSHVGTGNYHPKTARLYEDLGLLTADQQVGADLSDLFNRLSGYSRRETYRRLLVAPKSLRDGLISRINKEVQHHLAGRPAHVRIKVNSMVDEALIDSLYRASQAGVPVDVWVRGICAVRPGVTGLSENIRVRSVLGRFLEHSRVFGFGNGGEPEVWIGSADMMHRNLDRRIEALVRVTDPAHRAALNRLLETGMSDTTASWHLGPDGEWTRHATDADGQPLRNVQEMLIDARRRRRGTAAP